DNA sequence from the Salvia splendens isolate huo1 chromosome 19, SspV2, whole genome shotgun sequence genome:
AAAAACATATTGTTCTTGAAATCAAAACAACCATTTCCTCTTTTAGTACCATTCTAAAACATGTCGACACAACCTAGAATTGCTACATCCTTGCATagattaactaattaattaaaagatgcaatattttaattttaccgACGTAGAAGAGGaatacaaaaaggaaaatggaTTAAGACAGGTTTGCTGATGTGGCGGAAGGAAGTTTCGCATGAAGTTTCAGGAATCGTCCAAGTGAAGTGAACTCAGTAGTTGTAAATTGCGGCTCTctaatttttgttgttttggactTTGTCATAAATGTATATTGACAAGACCTTCACCAGAAACGCCACATTTTAATAGGAACCACTCATACCCACGCATTATAAAACACTCATATTTTAaacgaaataaattttatactccGTCTTTTATAATTTATCACCATTTGATCTGAcattaattttaagaaatgtaatagaaagtgaactgaaaaagttaataaaacATGAATACTACTTTTATGGAataagtattagttttataattaaatgtgactgagaatgaattagtggaatacaAGTTCCACTACCAAAATAGTCAAAGTGtaaagtgacaaattttcagagaCGGAGGGATAATTTTAGTTGgggcacaaattttaatacacacctaataaagtaagagagaggtaaagataaattaattaaagtattatttgTGGAAAATATGTCTCATCccattaaagaaaaaataatttctatAATTAGAatatgcatattcttatgggacgtaGGGAGTGCCACTTATGAGTTCTGATTATGAAAAATagacttattttttttaagttgttCACAAAAATTAGTTTCCGTTTATTTCAGTTTAAAACATAATATGACTCGAAATCTCGAATCATAGCTAGCAGTGGTGGATTTAAAAGGGAAGGGACAACCAATGGGGAGCGTGATAAAGGTTAGTCGTCTGatgatatttttataaaaaaaaattgtttgttaAATCACAACTTTACTtctcattaaagagaaaaatacTTCTATTTCATGTTTGTTCATTTCAGGCTGAATAAAATACTTCTATTTCATGTTTGTTCATTTCACGCTGTATGTATTCGATTCTAGATCCGTCACTGATACATATATGATTATATgttgtattattttataataataatatcatatGGTACTATTACTATAGCTTGTCATTAAGAAGACGATTTTTGAGATTTTCCCCATGTGGAATTAAGGAAACCTCCAATATTATTTATCTGTTTGTTTCAATAAAGTATTTAGAATATTTGATTGGCGCAATGACAGTTTGACTATAAAAAATTAAGTTCCAGCCGCCTTGCTATTCTTGATGTGATTTTTCTTGTCTTTTGTTTTCAATCGTTACTTCTAAACTTACATCTATTCTACTCCATTCAATACTTCAATTATATAGTACAGctttaaattttaatactccataaaacAAAAGTcacgaaaaaattaaaaaaatttaaaaaatgtgtaATTAGTTATAATTGTTATATTttagaaataacaaactcgTATGAATTCCTCCAAATTTCAAGAATAAAAGTAAATGTCTCATATAAAAACGTCACTCTCTTGTGTGATTTAAAGTGAATCTGCTAATTTATTTAAGGCTGGACACTTCAAGACATAATAATCTACACGAGAATAATTATGTAACTTATCCTAGTATCAAGTCcaatcaaaatttaattattcttttacatTATTGTTTTATACTCTCATTTCCACGTCATTGATATATATCATTTCAACACACATTCAATAATAATCTGATTGTTCACCTACCgataaatgataataataaaataaaaaactgaatgtggaaatatagtactatttcaTCATAATCTCCGAACATAATCAAACATTCAAACTTATGGATTTTTCTTAAacgtgaactacaaaaatgataTATGAAAAATATAGGATGCATATTAAGGTATCTAGTGAAACTAAATTATATTGTTAAGATACCATTTTATAGTTTACTATTCTTAAATAAAGGCTgtgttaaaaaaatatacttactTTTCGATCCAACAcagttttcttaatttatttcgAAATCAACACCACTAATTTCTTTTGTTCAATCTCTGGTCACGTTTAAAAACCATGTTAAAGCtgcaaaatgaataaaagttcGTATATTGTTTAATACAGTATaaactattttaaaattatttttttgtagatAAACTTTTTAGTATTTCCCCAAAATTCCAGGTAgcctattttgtcattttagggACTCACATGATTCTTGACTCTCATAAAGCAGCCGCAACTTTTCAACCGAAATTAAATTACTATCAATAATTACCAATAGTGTAATAACTCAACCAATAGATAATAAATAAGTTTAATCATGTGTTGACAAGTATAAACGGTGGGCAAGATCATAATCATCATCCCACTAGACATAGTATAATTAGTGTAATTAACAATGGCTTAAGGATATGGATGGGTATATGATGACTTCACCCCTAATATAATTAACAATGGCTTAAGGATATGGATGGGTATATGATGACTTCACccctaatttattttattacccTTTTGATCACCACATTTACTTCAAAGTCATTGTGATTGAGATATATAATTGTCACGTTTGGACTTTTTAGCCGTCGTCTTAAATTTCAACATTCTTATTTGTAGAGTCTAAAAgcacttttaattttatcagACTGCCGATATAAATAGACAGCTGGAATTATTATAAGAGCCTTGTGGGCAATATgttaatcaacaaaaatgtgACACAATAATTCATCTAAGCTTGAAATTTGGTCCAATTCTTATTTTACACTAAAGTTCCTTTGCATTATTATCCCTTTCTCAATATAAGCGAGACATTTAAGTTCCTTTACATTTAATTCTCGCAtgtattttaagaaaatgatagtaataaatattaaagtgtatagaagtaaaataaaatagagaataatgtagTATAGACTATTACTAAAACTATTTAGCTAGATGTCACTTTTTGTGTGTGAATTAGGGATGTTAATCGAGCCGacccatcgggtttcgggccagaccttctcgggttgcgggtcaatcgggtgcgggctaatcgggttgtgaattctttcgggttgtaaaagttcaaccctaaccctaaaagctcgggtttcgggctagccaaGAGgattaatcgggttgctaccgataagattaacatgcgatcaatccaataaataatgatgaaaattagttatattcataaaatgtaaaatatttaattatgataaatttgagatatatggtcaaactcaatcataaacatgatcaaatactaatatttgagatatttcgtgaaattttaatacatgttttagaaatttaaatatttttaagtgaatttgaagtttttaatttatttaacaattattatattaataaaaatttaatatataatttgtatatttaatataaaattgaaagttattttttaagttatctatattataaaattaatcaatgaagtgtcgaattaggagtaaaaaatagaataatagaaattttatcgggttttcgggccagcccatcgtgttttcgggtctagccctaacgggtcgcgggttaatcgggtgtgggctaatcgggttttaattttatcagactagaaatttccagccctaatcctataaatttagcgggctattcgggtcagcccacgtgttacgggctacattgacatcctaGTGTGAATGCAATAAACTTAGCCACTTGGCTtcaatagtactattattttaggATAAGGTCAAAACATCCCATAATTCTAGACCCGGCAAATTCAATTGAATTTAATTCAATTCAATCCTAAATGACTTATGCTTTAGTCACATGCACGCACGCACGCCTATGCACATGTgtaaaaatatagtattaatCGCTTTAGCTCGCAACATAAATAGTTGAATATAAAAGATTGTTTATAATTGTGACATTTATAAAGTCATGTGGTATCTATGAATATGGTAAATGCCTGTGTTAAGATGGCAATTGACCCGTTAATAAAAGCGATAAACTTGCTGACGGTGCAATTATAGTATATGAAAAATGGGAGTGGTTCCTTTGAGAAGCTTTTTAAATGAGAATTCTTATAACTAAAACGATATCAGTTAATTGATCatgtaatactattattattaattagcactGTAAGATATATTATTGATTCAGAAAGTGATATTCATGAATCAAATATTAATCACATTCTACTCTCAAATGCTCCTAACAAAGATTTTGCATTCTCGTAATCTCTTTTTGATTATTCTTGATGATAtgtgaaattttatttgaaCTAATGCAAGATAATACCACAGATCACAACAATAATACTACCATTGACCAACATTCCATAGAATAACTATTTACATCATAAAACATAACTCATCACTCAGTCACTCTACTTTCCAACATAGGGCTAGGCCTCCCGCGACGAGGCCTAGCCCCATGCCTCGATACCTTGCGGGCAAATTTAGAATTCCTAGTCACTCGAATATGATCATCAACATTCCTCATCCTACTCAAACGACGAGAATTCCCAGAAACCTCAACGCCAGCTCGATGAGAATTAGCCCTCAAAGATCTCTTCAAATGCTCCTCTTTGTACCTCTTCCTCTTACTCAACTCCGATCTCTTACACTCCATGTTCCTATGCGGTCCAAATGTCGACATTTCTCCACCTTCATCCTCTCCAACACTActtctgctgctgctgctgctgctactGCTACTGCTCGGTGCTTCAACATCTCGCCTCTGCCTCCGCCTCCGATTCTGCTTCACAGATTGAAGCTTGAGGCAGAAGTAGGAGCAACAGCAGTGTAGTGCTGAGAAATAGCTAGAGAAAAAGCACCATATAACGCGACAAAGTGTGCGGCAAATGCATTGGCAGATTCCCAAGCTgaacaataaataaaagaaCAAGAGCACTGCATAGATATATAATGATATTATACATATCAATTTTGTTAGTTGGAAGAAAATGTCTGATTTATCAAGAAAAGTTAGGCAGTTATTACCGAAGTAGGCCAAGATTGCAACCATCACAAACTTCAACAACTGTGCCACGCAGAAGTTTTCGATGTAACAGATGAAATCCCATGTTGGTGTACATATTGAGCTGCATGAAGATTTAAATTAGAATGAGATTTGATT
Encoded proteins:
- the LOC121778449 gene encoding uncharacterized protein LOC121778449, translated to MGNSVGSVFSGVGQVVGNIFGHPLDFLSGKACNSICTPTWDFICYIENFCVAQLLKFVMVAILAYFVLLFFYLLFSLGICQCICRTLCRVIWCFFSSYFSALHCCCSYFCLKLQSVKQNRRRRQRRDVEAPSSSSSSSSSSRSSVGEDEGGEMSTFGPHRNMECKRSELSKRKRYKEEHLKRSLRANSHRAGVEVSGNSRRLSRMRNVDDHIRVTRNSKFARKVSRHGARPRRGRPSPMLESRVTE